A stretch of the Bradyrhizobium sp. CCBAU 53351 genome encodes the following:
- a CDS encoding SDR family oxidoreductase: protein MTHQHQRAAIVTGGSRGIGAAIVRRLVRDGIAVAINYASGRSAADALVAEIESAGGRAIAVQADLADPATPARLFDAAERAFGGVDVLVNNAGVMELGPLAEMTDEAFSRQMSVNLDSVFRSMREAARRLRHGGRIVSFSSSVVGLYQPGYGVYAATKAAVEAMTHVLAKELGGRRITVNAVAPGPVETRLFLEGKSEQQVRAIAAMNPFGRLGQPDDIAGLVAFLAASDSGWVNGQVIRANGGVI from the coding sequence ATGACCCATCAACATCAGCGTGCCGCCATCGTCACGGGCGGCTCCCGCGGCATCGGCGCGGCGATCGTCCGCCGGCTGGTCCGGGACGGAATTGCGGTTGCGATCAACTACGCCAGCGGCCGCAGTGCCGCCGATGCGCTCGTGGCCGAGATCGAGTCCGCGGGCGGACGCGCCATCGCCGTGCAGGCCGATCTTGCCGATCCGGCAACGCCGGCCCGGCTGTTCGATGCCGCCGAGCGCGCCTTCGGCGGCGTCGATGTCCTCGTCAACAATGCCGGTGTGATGGAGCTCGGGCCGCTCGCTGAAATGACCGACGAAGCATTCTCGCGGCAAATGTCGGTCAACCTCGACAGCGTTTTCCGCTCGATGCGCGAAGCGGCGCGGCGGTTGCGCCACGGCGGCCGCATCGTCAGCTTCTCCTCCAGCGTCGTCGGCCTCTATCAGCCCGGTTATGGCGTCTACGCCGCGACCAAGGCGGCGGTCGAAGCCATGACGCATGTCCTCGCCAAGGAGCTCGGCGGCCGGCGCATCACCGTCAATGCCGTCGCGCCCGGACCGGTCGAGACCCGGCTCTTCCTCGAGGGCAAGAGCGAGCAGCAGGTGCGCGCGATCGCCGCCATGAACCCGTTCGGCCGCCTCGGCCAGCCCGACGACATCGCAGGGCTCGTCGCCTTCCTTGCCGCAAGCGACAGCGGATGGGTCAACGGCCAGGTCATCCGCGCCAATGGCGGCGTGATCTGA
- a CDS encoding 4-oxalocrotonate tautomerase family protein gives MPFANIKIPQAALSRAQKTEIVHRLTALFVEYFGEAARPHTMVLIEEVPDGGYGRADEVFVVPEAWRASDAGVTPPSG, from the coding sequence ATGCCTTTCGCCAACATCAAGATTCCCCAAGCAGCGCTGTCGCGGGCCCAGAAGACGGAGATCGTGCATCGGCTCACCGCGCTGTTCGTCGAATATTTCGGCGAAGCGGCCCGACCGCATACGATGGTGCTGATCGAGGAAGTCCCGGACGGCGGCTACGGCCGCGCCGACGAAGTGTTCGTCGTTCCCGAGGCCTGGCGGGCCAGCGACGCCGGCGTCACACCGCCTTCAGGCTGA
- a CDS encoding MmcQ/YjbR family DNA-binding protein, producing the protein MTPRTFETRCLRLPAVTKVVQWEGTSVFKVGGKMFALGGGFAARSGGYMFKTSNMAYAMLIEHGLARPAPYLARAKWVQLASNNALPDAELSTYLVQAHALIAAKLTRNIRKELGLDSPDAHRHDDHRVQHMDRSRRH; encoded by the coding sequence ATGACACCCAGGACCTTCGAGACCCGTTGCCTGCGCCTGCCCGCCGTCACCAAGGTGGTGCAGTGGGAGGGCACCTCCGTGTTCAAGGTCGGCGGCAAGATGTTCGCGCTCGGCGGCGGCTTTGCCGCGCGCTCCGGCGGCTACATGTTCAAGACCTCGAACATGGCCTATGCCATGCTGATCGAGCACGGCCTGGCGCGGCCCGCGCCGTATCTGGCGCGCGCCAAATGGGTGCAGCTCGCCAGCAACAACGCCCTGCCCGACGCCGAGCTCTCAACTTATCTGGTGCAGGCCCATGCATTGATCGCGGCGAAGCTGACGCGGAATATCCGCAAGGAACTCGGGCTCGACTCGCCGGACGCCCATCGGCATGACGATCACCGCGTGCAGCACATGGATCGCTCGCGGCGACATTGA
- a CDS encoding SWIM zinc finger family protein: MAIDLKAVEQLATDQSSLKAAAGLAKPGKWSGVGASGDGALIWGECAGSGANPYRVMADLRDLGNKCTCPSRKFPCKHVLGLLWLNAEQVLPFPPADTPAWVSDWLGRRRGTPAAKPANNAPQGGEKDLRAARAGGPDVAEDPKDVARREAQAAKRTEETERAILDALDALEQWIGDQLRMGLAGFIDDATARCRRIAARLVDGKAAVLAGRIDELPSRLLALPAGDRPRGAVVELGKLVLLARAFRAAPRDAETRRAVAASETRETVLADPRAPRVDAHWEVLAEQVQTRRDGLVSQTAWLLNLSAAGPRFAMLLDFFPASAGRRGSVFTPGERFHGELVFYPSQQPLRALLVRRDAGGELPPSEWPLADATISDALTRPLLAEPWAIEIPLLLPQGRIARDDAGHNWWRSTDGMATLPIASEVSSLLCGTDLTRTAAIWSGNRLAILAAQTPWGRIGGHD, translated from the coding sequence GTGGCGATTGATCTGAAAGCGGTCGAGCAACTCGCCACCGATCAATCCTCGCTCAAGGCCGCCGCCGGCCTTGCCAAGCCCGGCAAATGGTCCGGCGTCGGCGCAAGTGGCGACGGCGCGCTGATCTGGGGTGAGTGCGCGGGCTCCGGCGCCAATCCCTATCGCGTCATGGCCGACCTGCGCGACCTCGGCAACAAGTGCACCTGCCCGTCGCGCAAATTCCCCTGCAAGCACGTGCTCGGCCTGTTGTGGCTGAATGCGGAACAGGTCCTGCCGTTCCCGCCCGCCGACACGCCGGCCTGGGTCAGCGATTGGCTGGGACGCCGGCGCGGCACGCCCGCGGCAAAACCGGCAAACAATGCGCCACAAGGCGGCGAGAAGGATCTGCGTGCCGCGCGCGCCGGCGGACCTGACGTCGCCGAGGACCCGAAGGATGTCGCGCGACGCGAGGCCCAGGCGGCAAAACGCACTGAGGAGACCGAACGCGCCATCCTCGATGCGCTGGACGCGCTCGAGCAATGGATCGGCGATCAGCTCCGCATGGGATTGGCAGGCTTCATCGACGATGCCACAGCCCGCTGCCGGCGGATCGCGGCGCGGCTGGTCGACGGCAAGGCCGCGGTGCTCGCCGGCCGAATCGACGAGCTGCCGTCCCGCCTCCTCGCATTGCCCGCAGGCGATCGGCCGCGCGGCGCCGTCGTCGAGCTCGGCAAGCTGGTCCTGCTCGCGCGCGCCTTCCGTGCCGCGCCGCGCGATGCCGAGACGAGGCGCGCCGTCGCTGCGTCCGAAACGCGCGAGACGGTGCTGGCCGACCCGCGAGCGCCGCGGGTCGATGCGCACTGGGAGGTGCTGGCCGAGCAGGTGCAGACGCGCCGCGACGGTCTTGTGTCGCAGACGGCCTGGCTGCTCAATCTGTCTGCCGCAGGTCCGCGCTTCGCAATGCTGCTCGACTTCTTCCCGGCGAGCGCCGGACGGCGCGGCTCGGTGTTCACGCCCGGCGAGCGTTTTCACGGCGAGCTCGTGTTCTATCCGTCGCAACAGCCGCTTCGTGCTCTGCTCGTCCGGCGCGATGCCGGGGGGGAGCTGCCGCCCTCGGAATGGCCCCTGGCGGATGCAACAATATCCGACGCGTTGACGCGCCCGCTGCTGGCCGAGCCGTGGGCGATCGAGATTCCGTTGCTGCTGCCGCAGGGCCGGATCGCGCGCGACGATGCCGGACATAATTGGTGGCGATCGACCGATGGCATGGCGACACTGCCGATCGCCTCGGAGGTCAGTAGCCTGCTTTGCGGCACTGACCTCACGCGTACCGCTGCGATATGGTCGGGCAACCGGCTCGCGATCCTCGCCGCGCAGACCCCTTGGGGACGGATCGGCGGTCATGACTGA